Proteins found in one Oncorhynchus gorbuscha isolate QuinsamMale2020 ecotype Even-year linkage group LG15, OgorEven_v1.0, whole genome shotgun sequence genomic segment:
- the LOC123997518 gene encoding leucine-rich repeat-containing protein 24-like, whose protein sequence is MAFSLLAILILSLHALPSIGCPVGCRCYSLTVECGSMGLRDIPSHIPASTQTIFLQDNAIGQIRLSDLSQLGRLHYLYLQNNSISALEPGAFQSQGQLLELALNGNRIHLVTADMFRGLEHLRILYLAGNDITRLQDYTFRGLQRLQELHLQQNSIEILGDQALVGMSSLALLDLSRNNLHTIGPATLRPLVSLQVLRVTDNPWRCDCALHWLRSWIDEEGQRLLSSAERRLVCSEPPRLSHLSLVEVPLNSLVCIPPLVQLEPRRLAVRLGESMRVSCHASGYPRPQVTWRKASQGKVQLSPRGLVQDLGGVGTVGADDAIHPAAGRVRLQKEDGERFDPDTGSGMLFLSNVTVAHAGLYECEAWNAGGVARVTFQLAINSSSSSSWSPASYAPSWPRLRSNRPTSSDVSREPLYALGSMAFSALGAATQTAIAIGISLLALTALLLVAMIYSRQRHRQKDTDDKEESILYVNDYSDGPTTFAQLEEYRDERGHEMYVLNRAKPVLPPSTTSTTTTLGYQQQEALSPTKPQIEPDIRTMRRMAGEGGEAEPVTAESEGLFLNHTGLFLDSQIAYEIHC, encoded by the exons ATGGCCTTCTCTCTTCTGGCTATCCTGATATTATCTCTCCACGCTCTCCCATCCATTGGCTGTCCAGTGGGATGTCGCTGCTACAGCCTGACTGTAGAGTGTGGCTCTATGGGCCTCCGGGACATCCCCTCACACATCCCAGCTTCTACACAG ACCATCTTCCTTCAGGACAATGCTATCGGGCAGATCCGTCTGTCAGACCTCTCCCAGCTGGGCCGTCTGCACTACCTGTATCTGCAGAACAACAGTATCTCAGCACTGGAGCCCGGGGCCTTCCAGAGCCAGGGTCAGCTTCTGGAGCTGGCCCTTAACGGGAACCGCATCCACCTGGTCACAGCAGACATGTTCAGGGGCCTGGAGCACCTCCGCATCCTCTACCTGGCAGGAAATGACATCACTCGCCTACAGGACTATACCTTCAGAGGCCTACAG CGTCTTCAAGAGCTTCACCTGCAGCAGAATAGCATTGAGATTCTGGGAGACCAAGCTCTAGTTGGTATGTCCTCTCTGGCCCTGCTTGACCTCAGCCGGAATAACCTGCACACCATTGGCCCTGCCACCCTGCGGCCCCTCGTCAGCCTGCAGGTGCTGCGTGTCACAG ACAATCCTTGGCGTTGCGACTGTGCCCTGCACTGGCTGCGCAGCTGGATCGATGAGGAGGGCCAGCGCCTGCTGAGCTCGGCCGAGCGGCGCCTTGTCTGTTCTGAGCCACCCCGCCTCTCCCACCTCAGCCTGGTGGAGGTGCCTCTTAACAGCCTGGTGTGCATCCCCCCTCTGGTTCAGCTGGAACCCCGCCGCCTGGCCGTGCGCCTGGGGGAGAGCATGCGCGTCTCCTGCCATGCATCTGGTTACCCCCGGCCGCAGGTCACCTGGAGGAAGGCTTCCCAGGGTAAGGTGCAGCTCTCCCCTCGGGGGCTGGTGCAGGACCTGGGCGGTGTAGGGACTGTGGGGGCTGACGATGCAATACATCCAGCTGCAGGACGGGTGAGACTCCAGAAGGAGGATGGGGAGCGTTTCGATCCAGACACTGGCAGTGGGATGCTGTTCCTTAGCAACGTGACAGTGGCTCACGCCGGGCTGTATGAGTGTGAAGCCTGGAACGCTGGAGGGGTGGCCCGTGTGACCTTTCAGCTCGCAATCAACTCTTCGTCCTCGTCCAGTTGGTCCCCTGCCTCCTACGCTCCATCCTGGCCTCGTCTGCGCTCCAATCGGCCGACGTCGTCAGACGTGAGTCGAGAGCCCTTGTACGCCCTTGGCAGCATGGCCTTCAGCGCACTGGGAGCTGCTACTCAGACTGCCATTGCCATAGGGATCTCCCTGCTGGCCCTCACAGCTCTTCTCCTGGTGGCCATGATCTACAGCCGACAACGCCATCGGCAGAAGGACACAGATGACAAGGAGGAAAGCATCCTGTATGTCAATGATTACTCGGACGGACCAACAACCTTTGCCCAGCTGGAGGAGTATCGGGATGAGCGCGGGCACGAGATGTATGTTCTGAACCGGGCTAAACCCGTCCTCCCACCTTCCACCACATCCACTACCACCACTCTGGGGTACCAACAGCAGGAAGCACTGTCTCCCACAAAGCCCCAGATAGAGCCGGATATACGGACAATGAGAAGGATGGCAGGGGAGGGCGGGGAGGCAGAGCCGGTGACAGCCGAGTCGGAGGGCTTGTTTCTGAATCACACAGGCTTGTTCCTCGACTCACAAATTGCATATGAGATCCACTGCTGA